The proteins below are encoded in one region of Chitinivibrionales bacterium:
- a CDS encoding tail fiber domain-containing protein, with translation MKGISYEFNHQNRKRLKARSAKQMGFSAQEIEKIFPEIVVTDSKGYKAINYTALI, from the coding sequence ATGAAAGGTATTTCATATGAATTTAATCATCAAAATAGAAAAAGACTAAAAGCACGTTCTGCAAAGCAAATGGGATTCAGCGCTCAAGAAATTGAAAAAATTTTCCCCGAAATTGTTGTAACGGATTCCAAGGGATATAAAGCTATTAATTATACAGCACTTATAC